The following proteins are encoded in a genomic region of Corylus avellana chromosome ca4, CavTom2PMs-1.0:
- the LOC132178898 gene encoding protein SRC2 homolog, which yields MSINGIQGQLLEATVVGCNKLKDTEWISRQDPYVCLEYASTKFRTRTCTDGDRNPTFQEKFVFTLFEGLRELNVTVWNSNTLASDVFIGSGKVQLQKVLSQGYDDTAWTLQTKTGRYAGEVRLILHYSNALKPAKSYAPSAPPYGTQPMPQVPLYYNSTPTTAAPYPTPAPAAPYAPPAYPAPSPYSSYAPNLSGYPPSPYSAPPPAAYPPHPYPPTSAYPPPPYPPPPQTSSYYPPGPFPGLYPPPPY from the exons ATGTCGATTAATGGTATTCAAGGCCAGCTTCTTGAGGCCACTG TTGTTGGGTGCAACAAGTTGAAGGACACCGAGTGGATCTCACGGCAGGATCCGTACGTGTGCCTCGAATACGCTAGCACCAAGTTCCGCACCAGGACTTGCACTG ATGGTGATAGGAATCCGACATTCCAGGAGAAGTTCGTGTTTACGTTATTTGAAGGTCTTAGGGAGCTAAATGTCACCGTTTGGAACAGCAATACCCTTGCATCCGACGTCTTCATCGGCAGTGGAAA GGTTCAATTGCAGAAGGTGCTTTCTCAGGGTTACGACGACACCGCCTGGACGCTGCAGACTAAAACTGGCAg ATATGCAGGAGAAGTGCGATTAATATTACATTACTCTAATGCCCTA AAACCGGCAAAAAGCTATGCTCCGTCGGCACCGCCTTATGGAACGCAGCCCATGCCCCAAGTCCCTTTGTATTATAACTCCACACCTACAACTGCTGCTCCTTACCCAACACCAGCACCTGCAGCTCCTTACGCACCTCCAGCCTACCCAGCTCCATCTCCCTACTCTTCGTATGCACCTAATTTATCAGGGTATCCACCATCTCCATACTCTGCCCCACCTCCAGCTGCCTATCCCCCCCACCCTTACCCACCAACATCAGCTTATCCTCCACCTCCATATCCACCACCGCCACAAACCTCATCCTACTATCCTCCAG GCCCATTTCCCGGATTGTATCCTCCACCACCATACTGA